A section of the Tamandua tetradactyla isolate mTamTet1 chromosome 4, mTamTet1.pri, whole genome shotgun sequence genome encodes:
- the LOC143680696 gene encoding protein FAM163A-like — translation MTAGTVVITGGILATAILLCIIAVLCYCRLQYYCCKKRGAEDADEEEEHDLPTHPRGPPCNACSSQALDSGGSLAPLTGEPCSQLCGAGASHCTACSLYSSPFYIQTADMVPNGGGGERLSFVPMCYKEGGPPSLKMAAPQSYPVTWPGSGHEMFTNPRAISTDV, via the exons ATGACAGCGGGAACAGTTGTGATCACTGGCGGAATCCTAGCTACGGCCATCCTTCTCTGCATCATCGCCGTCCTGTGCTACTGTAGGCTCCAG TATTACTGCTGCAAGAAGAGAGGAGCCGAGGATGCAGATGAAGAGGAGGAGCATGACCTCCCCACGCACCCCAGAGGCCCCCCCTGCAATGCCTGCAGCTCCCAAGCCCTGGACAGCGGAGGCAGCCTGGCGCCTCTCACGGGCGAGCCCTGCAGCCAGCTGTGCGGGGCCGGGGCGAGCCACTGCACCGCCTGCTCCCTCTACAGCTCCCCTTTCTACATACAGACGGCTGACATGGTGCCCAATGGGGGTGGAGGCGAGAGGCTCTCCTTTGTTCCCATGTGCTACAAGGAGGGGGGACCCCCATCCCTCAAAATGGCAGCACCTCAGAGTTACCCGGTGACCTGGCCAGGCTCTGGGCATGAGATGTTCACCAATCCAAGGGCTATTAGTACAGATGTATAA